ATCACGATAAGAAGATATCTTGATATATTCTTATATTCTTACGATTTTGCATAGTTTTATTTACAAACCTATTGGTTTAAAGATTATAAACGTAACAAAACTGCATAGGCTTGCTTTAAAGCTCGCAGGGAGGTATGGAAAATTAAATATGGACTTGATTGAGAGCTTTGCCCATGTTCTTGGTAAAGTGAAGTCATAAGACTTAGAGCTTCTCTTCTGAGCTAACCAAAAGTTTTTATGCTCACCGCATTTTGTATGGTGATATTTATTCTTTGCGTAACTGAAGTTAAAGCGAATTCTTAGAAGCTCTTAGTCTTGTGGCTTCACGAACCTTAGAACATACGCAAAGCAATCACTAAGTACATATTTAATTTTCCATACAGAGCCCTGCGGGCTTTAAAGCATAGCCTGCATATATTTTTATGAATTTGCCTAGCCTGTGCTAACGTTATTACATAATCAATGGTATTTTATATACAACATAAGCAAGACCAATTGCTACTAGTAGAAATTCTACAAAGTTTCCAAGCTTGCTGCCTACTCTATAGGTGATGGGCAGCTTTACCTTCTTATTCCTAAAGGGATAAAAAAGTGGTACTCCCCTGTTTGTTAGCATATCACATAACAGATGAGTTCCATAGCCTAAAATAAAATGTGTTGTTATAGTATTTAAATTATACTTGCTGCCTATATACCCAGCAATAAAGCTGAAGGTTATAAGTCCAAGCAAACTATGTGTCAGACCTTCTCTATGGGATGAGAATCCAACTGCAATAAGCGCTGCGCCTAAAGCCTTGTAGGCAGGCTGATTTGTATACAAATAATCAAAATATAAAACTATTATACCACTACATAAATATAATGTAACTTTTGCAGCCTTATTTTTGAAAGGCAATATATACCTGTTGATTATACTTTTCGGGTGATCTATATCAGGCAGAAGAGATGCTAACAGCACCACTCCTAAACCAAAATAACTAAAGCCACCGGGAAGCCTGTCGCTAAGAGCTACATAAGTAGCCAAGCCTATCCCTGCATGAGTTTTTCCATTCATATTTTCTCCTATTATATTTTAACGATTAATTTTTCATATTTAAGAGGGTGGCTTTAAAAATATGCATTGTTATAAAATAGTGTTGATTTATAGAGGGTAAGTTTCATCTAGGAAGCAGTTCGCTGCAATAAGAAAGTCTAAGCTTTCCTTTGTTTTGAAGTCCTAACCCCTCTAAACTCGTTTCACTTCGAACAGTAGAGGGGTCTTAACGGACTTCAAAAGCCGGAAAGCTAAGGCTTTCTAAATTTCGCTCAATAACTTCTACGATAAAACTTACCCTCTATATCAACACTATTTTATAACATTTACAAATAAAAAAGCCAAGTATCGTCAAATTCCTACAAATACTCGGCTTTATTATATCATAGAACACACGTTCACTCTACGCGAACACTACTTTTTTATTGCTGTTTTCATTACTTGGCCCGCAATTTTAGCTGCTGCCTTTCCTCCAACTCCGCCTTCCTCTACAATTACTGCTACAGCTATCTGAGGATTGTCGTAAGGAGCAAAGCCTATGAACCAAGCATGAGGGTTTTTGCTTTCAACATGGTCTGCGGTTCCGGTTTTTCCTGCTGCAGTTATTCCTGAAACTTCTGCTGCGCCTCCGGTTCCATTAGTTACTACAGCTCTCATTAAATCCTGCATTATTTTTGCATTATCCTTTGAAATAAACTCTCCATTTTTTTCAGGCTGTATAGTTTTAATTGCTTTTCCCTTGCTGTCCATTACCTGCTGAACAAGATAAGGCTTCATCATTACACCATTATTTGCAACAGTTGCAGCTACCAAAGCCATTTCCATAGGTGTTGCCAAAACCTCTGCCTGCCCTATGGCGCTTTGAGCTATATTGCCTTTTTCATAGTTTTTATAGGTTGGAAATTTGCTGTTTTCTATAGTTATACCATCGGTAGGAGTATTCTTATTAAAGAAAAATTTCTCTGCTGTGGCTCTAAGCTTATCATTTCCAAGCTCTAGTCCAAGGTTTCCAAAGAAAACATTGCTGGAATGATAAAAAGCTTCCTTAAAATCAATGTTTCCAAGCACTTCTCCATTGTAATTGCTTAAGGATTCCTTTTGGTTAAATACAAGCTTTCCTTTATCCTCAAACTTTCTTGTGGTTATTCCCTTAATATTTTCAAGAGCACTTATTGCTGTAACTGCTTTGAAGGTTGAGCCAGGCGGATATAAACCTCCAGTAGCTCTATTTATTAATGGATGATTTGCCTTGTCATTTTGAAGGTTATCCCAAATTTCATTTAAGTTATTAGGATCGTAGGAAGGCTTAGACACCATTGCTAAAACTTCTCCTGTTTTAGGATTCAAAGCAACTACTGCTCCTCTATTATTTCCAAGCATATCATAGGCAGTCTTTTGAACATTTATATCCAATGTAGTTTTTAAATTATGTCCAATTTTTTCTTCCTCTTTGCCTTTATTTTTTATAAGCTGAACTAAATTTACACTTTCAGCTCCCATAAGCTCTGTATCATATTTTCTTTCCAAGCCTGTTAAACCGTATTTTATATCTACATACCCAAGAGCGTGAGCAAAAACTTCTCCAGCAGTATAGGTTCTTTTTTGAGTTTCTGTATTTACTCTCTCGCTCTTTGTTAAAGCAGTCATATTTCTATCGTAAATGGTACCTCTAAGCACTTCATTTCTAATTGCCCAAAGCCTTCTATTATATGGACTTTTGGCAACCTCTTCAGACTTGTAGAACTCAAAATAGGTTATATAGGAAATAATGGCTATGAAGCATAGCAGAAATACGAAAAATACTTTTTTTATGTTAGATGATATATCATTTTGCATTAAATCACTCTCCTTCAGATATCTTTTGCACCAAGCCAAGGGCGCAGAAGGTAAACAGCATGGAGGTTCCACCATAGCTTACTAGAGGCAGGGTTATTCCTGTTAGAGGTATTAAATTTATAACTCCTCCAAGTATAACCATGGCTTGCGAGGCTATTATTGCGCTGTAGCCCACCGCAATAAGTCTTGAAAAGTTATTTTCAACGTAAACCGCTGCTCTCATACTTCTATAAAATAAAAGGAAGTATATAATTATTAATCCTAAGCCTGTTACAAGCCCAAGCTCCTCGCAGATTACTGTAAAGATAAAGTCTGATTCTCTTACTGGTATATATTGAGGATATCCAAAACCAAAGCCTTTTCCAAAAAGTCCGCCCCAAGCTATAGCAATTAGGGATTGAACTATTTGAAGACCTTGTTCATTAGCATAAGGCCATGGATCCTTCCAAATCATAACCCTAGTTCTTACATGACCGAAAAGCTTGTAGCTTATTAACCCTCCAAGTATAAACAACGCTAAACAAGCTACAACATATTTAGCCTTTGAGGTTGCAATATAAAGCATAGTTACAGACAATGCAAATATTATTAGAGCAGTTCCAAGGTCCCTTTGAAGCATCATGAAGCCTAGACATACCATAACAACAGCTGCTGGTTCTATCAAACTTTTAAAGTCCTTGTAGTCCTTTAAAACAGAAGCTAGGTAAGCAACCAAAAAAAGCTTTCCAAATTCCGTTGGCTGAAAACTAAAGCCTCCAATTATAATCCAGTTCTTAGCGCCACCTCTAACAGTTCCAAAAACCAAGGCCATTGACATAAGCGCCAAGGTCATTCCCAAGTATATATACCTGTATTTTTGAAACCTTTTTAAATCCGGAAGCAGAACAACAATAACTATGTAGCCTGCAACACCTAGTGCAAACCACATAACCTGTTTTATTGCCAAGTCAGTCCTTATTCTGTAAAGCGTCGATATGCCAATAACAGATAAAATACTTGCAAATATAAAAATATATTTATCTCCATCAGGATAAAATTTTCTTATTATAAAGTGTGAATATGCAATTAAAACAATTATTATTACTGAAATAACTATCGCGCCCTTATCAAAAGGCGGCTTTATAAGTGCCAGATTAACAAAACATATCAGGCACAAGAAATAAGTAAATCTTAAAAGCTTCTTCTCGTCTCTTATACTGTCCACTATATCACCTATCCTATAACTTTAAATACAGCACTTCCAACTTCAATTTCGTCTCCAACTTTTAATATAACTCTTTCTTCAAGTCTTTGTTCATTAACCTTTGTTCCGTTTGTACTTCCTAAATCCTCAAGCATGTAGTCAGTGTTTCTTAGGAAGATTCTTACATGGTTTCCTGAAACAAATTGGTCTTCAAGCACAAGATTATTAGTATTCTTTCTTCCTATGGTTAATTCTCCATGTATAGGCACAATAGAGCCTTCTTTTAGATTTGGATTTTGCCCTGCTTCTATAACCTCAAGGCCAAAAGCTTTCTTTTTTGCAGGTTTCTTTTTCTCTCCGCCTTTTATGTCCTTGTACATTATTCTCAGCGCTAAAAATATAATTATGTAGACAACCGCCATTATTGCAAATCTTAAAACTGTGGACAATCTACTAAAGTCCAATTAAAACACCCCTTTGAAATCAATAAATAAGGTAAGATTATCGTAATCATTATACTCTAATCTTACCTTATTTATTATAACATTCTTTTTAAATATTGTCCTGTATAGGATTTTTCTACAGCAGCTATTTCCTCTGGGGTTCCTGAAGCTAGTATAGTACCGCCCTTTTCCCCGCCTTCAGGACCTAAATCTATAATATGGTCAGCACACTTTATAACATCAAGATTATGCTCGATAACTACTACAGTGTTGCCGCCATCGGTAAGTCTTTGAATTATCTTTATAAGCCTGCTTACGTCATCTATATGAAGTCCTGTAGTTGGCTCATCAAGGATATATAAAGTCTTTCCTGTACCCCTTTTTGAAAGCTCGTAGGCTAACTTAATTCTTTGAGCCTCTCCTCCTGAAAGCTGAGTAGAAGGCTGGCCAAGTTTTACATAGCTAAGCCCAACATCCATTAAGGTTTGAAGCTTATTTTTTAATCTTGGCAGATTTTCAAAGAAGTGCAGTGCTTCTTCTACTGTCATATTAAGAATCTCATCTATATTTTTGCCTTTGTACTTAACCTCAAGAGTTTCTCTGTTGTATCTCTTACCCTTGCAAACCTCGCAAGGTACATAAACATCAGATAAAAACTGCATTTCAATTTTTATAATTCCATCACCGCTGCAGGCCTCACAGCGTCCACCCTTAACATTAAAGCTGAATCTTCCAGGCTTGTAGCCTCTCATTCTAGATTCGGAAGTAGTTGAAAATACTTCTCTTATAAGGTCAAACAAACCTGTATAGGTTGCTGGATTTGAACGTGGTGTTCTTCCTATTGGACTTTGGTCAATATCAATTATCTTGTCTATATTTTCTACTCCTAAAATATCCTTGTGCTTTCCAGGCATATCTTTAGAGTTGTTTAATTTTTTATTTAAGCCCTTATAAAGTATTTCATTTACAAGAGTACTCTTACCTGAGCCTGAAACTCCTGTTACAGCTGTAAATACTCCAAGCGGGAATTTAACATTAACATTCTTAAGGTTATTTTCCTTAGCACCGGAAACGGTTATCCAGTTTCCATTTGACTTTCTTCTTTCCTCTGGAACTTCTATAGTCTTCTTACCGCTTAAATATTGTCCTGTAATTGAGTTTTCGCAGTTTGCAATTTCTTCAAGAGTTCCAACTGCAACTACTTCACCGCCATGTTCTCCTGCACCTGGTCCAATATCTACAATGCAGTCAGCTGCTTTCATAGTATCTTCATCGTGCTCGACTACTACAAGAGTATTTCCTAAGTCTCTTAAATGCTTCAAGGTAGCAATAAGCTTGTCGTTATCCCTTTGGTGAAGTCCTATACTTGGCTCGTCAAGTATGTATAAAACTCCTACAAGACTTGAACCTATTTGTGTAGCAAGCCTTATTCTCTGTGCTTCTCCACCAGATAAAGTACCTGCATTTCTCCAAAGGTTTAAATAGTCAAGCCCTACATCTACTAAGAATCTAAGTCTGCTTTTTATTTCCTTTAGTATTTGAT
The genomic region above belongs to Clostridium swellfunianum and contains:
- a CDS encoding metal-dependent hydrolase encodes the protein MNGKTHAGIGLATYVALSDRLPGGFSYFGLGVVLLASLLPDIDHPKSIINRYILPFKNKAAKVTLYLCSGIIVLYFDYLYTNQPAYKALGAALIAVGFSSHREGLTHSLLGLITFSFIAGYIGSKYNLNTITTHFILGYGTHLLCDMLTNRGVPLFYPFRNKKVKLPITYRVGSKLGNFVEFLLVAIGLAYVVYKIPLIM
- a CDS encoding peptidoglycan D,D-transpeptidase FtsI family protein, which encodes MQNDISSNIKKVFFVFLLCFIAIISYITYFEFYKSEEVAKSPYNRRLWAIRNEVLRGTIYDRNMTALTKSERVNTETQKRTYTAGEVFAHALGYVDIKYGLTGLERKYDTELMGAESVNLVQLIKNKGKEEEKIGHNLKTTLDINVQKTAYDMLGNNRGAVVALNPKTGEVLAMVSKPSYDPNNLNEIWDNLQNDKANHPLINRATGGLYPPGSTFKAVTAISALENIKGITTRKFEDKGKLVFNQKESLSNYNGEVLGNIDFKEAFYHSSNVFFGNLGLELGNDKLRATAEKFFFNKNTPTDGITIENSKFPTYKNYEKGNIAQSAIGQAEVLATPMEMALVAATVANNGVMMKPYLVQQVMDSKGKAIKTIQPEKNGEFISKDNAKIMQDLMRAVVTNGTGGAAEVSGITAAGKTGTADHVESKNPHAWFIGFAPYDNPQIAVAVIVEEGGVGGKAAAKIAGQVMKTAIKK
- a CDS encoding FtsW/RodA/SpoVE family cell cycle protein, producing the protein MDSIRDEKKLLRFTYFLCLICFVNLALIKPPFDKGAIVISVIIIVLIAYSHFIIRKFYPDGDKYIFIFASILSVIGISTLYRIRTDLAIKQVMWFALGVAGYIVIVVLLPDLKRFQKYRYIYLGMTLALMSMALVFGTVRGGAKNWIIIGGFSFQPTEFGKLFLVAYLASVLKDYKDFKSLIEPAAVVMVCLGFMMLQRDLGTALIIFALSVTMLYIATSKAKYVVACLALFILGGLISYKLFGHVRTRVMIWKDPWPYANEQGLQIVQSLIAIAWGGLFGKGFGFGYPQYIPVRESDFIFTVICEELGLVTGLGLIIIYFLLFYRSMRAAVYVENNFSRLIAVGYSAIIASQAMVILGGVINLIPLTGITLPLVSYGGTSMLFTFCALGLVQKISEGE
- a CDS encoding FHA domain-containing protein, with amino-acid sequence MDFSRLSTVLRFAIMAVVYIIIFLALRIMYKDIKGGEKKKPAKKKAFGLEVIEAGQNPNLKEGSIVPIHGELTIGRKNTNNLVLEDQFVSGNHVRIFLRNTDYMLEDLGSTNGTKVNEQRLEERVILKVGDEIEVGSAVFKVIG
- the uvrA gene encoding excinuclease ABC subunit UvrA, coding for MKDKIIIKGAKVHNLKNVTLEIPRDKFVVFTGLSGSGKSSLAFDTLYAEGQRRYVESLSAYARQFLGQMNKPDVEYIEGLSPAISIDQKTTSRNPRSTVGTVTEIYDYLRLLYARIGIPHCPKCGKEIKQQTIDQMVDKIMEMPERTKLQILAPVIRGKKGEHAKVLENIKKNGFVRARIDGEIVELTEDEVKLEKTKKHNIEAVVDRLVVKEDIRSRLADSLETALGQAEGLVIVNVMGGEDILFSEKFACAECGISIEELAPRMFSFNSPFGKCDACDGLGTLMEIDEDLVIPDKAKSIAEGAILPWSGTSGKDDSWTYSVLKALAKEYDFSLDTPIQDLPRDIVDILLYGLNGKKIKVRYERESGVGEFNHAFEGVINSLKRRYFESNSDYIKAEIENYMSDAACPKCKGARLKPETLAVTVGNKNIYELCLLSIQDELDFLDSLVLSEKDTMISNQILKEIKSRLRFLVDVGLDYLNLWRNAGTLSGGEAQRIRLATQIGSSLVGVLYILDEPSIGLHQRDNDKLIATLKHLRDLGNTLVVVEHDEDTMKAADCIVDIGPGAGEHGGEVVAVGTLEEIANCENSITGQYLSGKKTIEVPEERRKSNGNWITVSGAKENNLKNVNVKFPLGVFTAVTGVSGSGKSTLVNEILYKGLNKKLNNSKDMPGKHKDILGVENIDKIIDIDQSPIGRTPRSNPATYTGLFDLIREVFSTTSESRMRGYKPGRFSFNVKGGRCEACSGDGIIKIEMQFLSDVYVPCEVCKGKRYNRETLEVKYKGKNIDEILNMTVEEALHFFENLPRLKNKLQTLMDVGLSYVKLGQPSTQLSGGEAQRIKLAYELSKRGTGKTLYILDEPTTGLHIDDVSRLIKIIQRLTDGGNTVVVIEHNLDVIKCADHIIDLGPEGGEKGGTILASGTPEEIAAVEKSYTGQYLKRML